Within the Cydia pomonella isolate Wapato2018A chromosome 10, ilCydPomo1, whole genome shotgun sequence genome, the region TAATTATGCTGACACAGTTGTAGGTTCCTGCCTCTTATCTCACACAAAGAAAGTGATTCAGCGAGTCCAAAATGCCTGTGCacgttattgttttataattccACCAAGAACTCACGTAACTCCCTATCTTAACAGAAGCGATCTAATGAACATGGAATCTAGGCGCTCTCTCCACTTTGCTTGCCTACTGTTCGGGATCGTGAAGTTTCAAGCACCTCGTTACCTGCATGAGAAGCTCCGGTTTTTGCAGCGCCAGAGATTATCTACTCTTCTCATGTGTCCCAAACACAAAACTGCAgcatttcgtggcagttttAAGTACACCGCCACAAAATGCTGGAACAACCTACCACCACCTTTTAAGCAACTAACTTCTTTGCagtcttttaaaataaaagtaaaaagttaCCTTCTCTCTAAGCAAAAACTATTGTCAGAGTGATTGAGTGAAGCCATTACAAATCTTAAGTACtgtaactaattatttatattattattttgggtacatatatatatattttctggaCCATGATAGTCATGCTAACATATGATGTCAACTGCTTCATTGCCGCTTTGTTTTTTACCgtcgtaattattatagttatctcagtaacttaactgtagttggtagctgcgcgcaactacgctccctacaggtgtccacggaagaccagcgtcagcgtactacttcagtaggacctggcattatgctgagtgttcacctttttcagtataattatatacagtgtacaagttagttataagtcattttttctctttcttcctctatatgtattgtataactgtgtacttatactgaaataaatgatattctattctattctattctattctataaaagctaaatatatcataatattcataatacacTCTGACATTGACCTTGACGCTACTCTTAGCTATTTTACAAAAGGAAGATGTTTGAACTGCGAAATTATCAAAATCGCTCTTGACAACGTAATGACCACCGTTGTCATTCTTAAGGTGCAGTGAgttcagcccgcgtagccaacgtgccaatcgttaacgctccgtagcgaacgaaacgcaactgtcactgtcgcactaatagggaagaatgatagagagagacgactacgctacgctacggagcacgttggctacgcgggctggccCCTGTTTCACCACGCTGATAGATGCGACaagtgtcaaaaaaaaaatacagaccCCTGTTTTACCACGCCCACATTTGTCAGTGACATATTATGTTGAGTGACATTTTCGTAAATTATTTTGGTATAGTGCTTATGAACATGACAGGCATTTTGGTACTTAGATACAATTGACCATCTTTAATTTAATGACAATAATGACAATAATTTTGCGAGACAAGAGtcatttttacaatatttatgacATATTTGCCAATTTGTCGGTCATTCTTGACATGAGATCGTTGCTTTGCCATGATGTCATCACTAACATGATATTTAGATCCCGACCCTTTTAATGCAGGGTAGGtgaatacctacatacattatttGTTGACAAGGCGTCAAAGctttattttgtttaacttACATTGCAtacctgccggtgagtaaggttgccagagctcaacgagggggggtggggggtgggtttagggtcggcaacgcgcatgtaactcctataTACTCATATGAAAATCACTACTATTGTTTTCGCGGAGATTGattttgttactaacaaccTAACCACGGAACCCTAACTTTACCGTTGGTGCACAAACTTCACCCaagtaaattagtaaaataACTACTTCACCTATAAATCTTTATGCATTACCTAACTTCGCTACCCGTATCGCTAAAAcgcattatgtatgtatgtatgtcactttattgcacataaacagctTAACAtaaaacacacaaacaaaacaaaaaaaatatgtacaaaggcgaattgatccctaaaagggatctcttccagtcttTCAGCAGACTTGtcattatatgttttttattatgaaaaactatACTGATACTTATTCCAAATCCTAAATGTTGGATTACTAAACGCCTatgatacaatttatttagtGGAATTATGATTTGATGCTAATTAAGGAgaagttaagtacttacctactaaaGGCGGATTTAGGCTACGTAGTTTTGtcaacatttattttcaatgaactgAAACATTTATAACGGGGCTCGCTAACAAAGCAGTACAATTTTAACCCAAGCCTGCCACAGCCCTGATCTCATGTCAAGAATTACTGACAAATTGATAAATATGTTGACTTCTTAAAATTACTCACACTACAAAtcattgttattataaaaaaataacaaacgaTAAATTAAGATGGACAGTCGTAACAAAATGCCTGTCATGTTTATAAGcactttatacaaaaatagttaacgaaattattatttgttactcGACATATGTCACAGACAAATGTCGGTGTGGTGAAATAGGGGCCAGGTCCAGACACAACTCGCTGGgcacagggctataaccgcgaaaatcgatgttcatcaattgcgggcatttttctctgtcactccaattacgccttagtgagaataaaagagaaagatcccgcaattAGCGAATATCGGTTTTCGCGGTGGGCCCCCTGAGCGGACAGTCGTCCGTGCCCGGTAACGCGGGTATCATTGTTATtgcattgttatttttaacaagaaagcaataaatatattcgatcaaaaataaaattacgctTTTTTAGaagaaactttcatattaatagCTTTTGTGCAGAAATAGTTACACATTTTAATCAGGTTTCGAGTCGATGCAGTTACTAGAGAAAGACCTCAAAATTGATATTCGTATTTTTTGGCAACCGCATTTTGATCTAAAAAAGAGCTACGTTTTTTCAACCTCTGCTGGGTGAACGAACTGCACCTTAAGAAACGATCCTAATCGCTTCTCAAGTGGAACCAAACAAAACACGTAACTAAGATTATCTTCGAGATAACTATCTTACCTCCTATATAAGATATAGTGACAGCATTTAAAAGATAGTCGACACCATGGTGGCCGCTAAAGTATTTGTTTTACTTGCTTTTCTTACTTTGGTGTACTGTAAAGTTGAACGGCAAACAGAACAAGATATTCAAAATTTAGAGGCTTATATAGACAGCAAGAAAGGAGATATAAACCAAAGGTACAGACTGCATTACCACGTCGCTGCACCAGTTGGATGGGTTAACGACCCAAATGGCTTCACGTATTACAAATCTGAATTCCAccttttttatcaatattatccATATGATTCAGTCTGGGGCCCCATGCACTGGGGACATATTGCCAGCCGCGATCTAGTACATTGGAAACATTTGCCGACAGCGCTAGTACCAGAAGCGGAACAATGCTTCTCCGGTAGTGCTGTGGTAGATGGAAACACCATTATCCTTATATATACTGGACGCGTTAATTTGGATGTTGAACCGTGGTACAACGAAACCCAGTACCTAGCGTACAGTGATGATGGTATAACATTCCACAAGTACGAAGGAAATCCAGTCATATCCTCTGCTCCTAACGGATCGCCTGACTTCAGGGATCCAAAGGCCTGGAAGCACGGAGATCATTATTATGTAGTCATCGGCAGCAAGACTGACGATAAACGAGGACAGGTTTTGCTATACAGGTCAACGGATATGAAGAACTGGGAGTATCTGAATGTAATAGCAGAATCCAAGGATGACAGCGTGTATATGTACGAGTGTCCCGACTTTTTCGAGTTGGATGGAAAGTTTGTTCTACTAATGTCTCCACAAG harbors:
- the LOC133522008 gene encoding sucrose-6-phosphate hydrolase-like, with the translated sequence MVAAKVFVLLAFLTLVYCKVERQTEQDIQNLEAYIDSKKGDINQRYRLHYHVAAPVGWVNDPNGFTYYKSEFHLFYQYYPYDSVWGPMHWGHIASRDLVHWKHLPTALVPEAEQCFSGSAVVDGNTIILIYTGRVNLDVEPWYNETQYLAYSDDGITFHKYEGNPVISSAPNGSPDFRDPKAWKHGDHYYVVIGSKTDDKRGQVLLYRSTDMKNWEYLNVIAESKDDSVYMYECPDFFELDGKFVLLMSPQGMEPQGDRYKNLYQTGYIIGSFSYETFKFVPEVDFQEIDFGHDFYAAQTTEAFGKRVLVGWFNMWEQPRPEAEDGWSGAMTLVRELRLVGNRITMKPLDAMNLLRDEIKMVGILQPQQELGFGKTAELIVAGDLSQKIELQLEGTDGGEKAWIRWEPEVGKVVVDRGSGDIRQVEWSPIGMDAWRIFLDASSIELFCGEGEVVFSSRLFPEGRWIVTNTSPQFIHIQAYSLSRSVPL